TGCCCGAACTAAAATACTGCCGCCGCTTTGAGTTATCCGGTCCCGATTGCCCCGCACATCATTCAAGGAGGGGGCACCCATGGCCGAGGAGATAGACAGAGCCAGCGAACCGGCGTCGTCGGAGAACTCCACCCTCACCTGGGCTGGTGCTACAGCAAGCACTTCGGCTGCGGCAACTTTGGCCAGCGAGGTTAGCGCCTGGGTGCTTATCCGGTTGTGCCCGGCAAATTCAGTAGGTTTGGTGAGGTTTTCAGTCACGAGGACGAGCGCCGTCCGGTGAGCGCATCCAAGGCACCGCGCCAATCAAGCTGACCGCTGGCCGCGCGGCCCACGAATGCTCCAACAACAATAAAGATAACTGAAATCAGGAAGCCCCAAAAACCAAAAGCAAACGCCATAAATGCTAAAAACGCGCCGAATGCGGCGCAGACTACGCTGAAATTCACAGCTGTTCCCCGGTTTCCATTGGATTGTTGTGGTTCTTGGTTGACGCCGATGGCAGGATCGCCGCTGAATTTGGCGGGGGCGGCTGTACGTCCAGCGCGCCCAAACGTCCTGCTAAGCGCGGACGCTGAACAGACTTCTCGGACTCAGAGGCCGGAATGAACACGTCAGTGATCTCAATATTCACCTCAATGACGCTGCGCCCCACCAGCTCCTGCACTGCGGCATAAACGGCTCGACGAACCGTGTCGGCGAGGGCCTGCAGTGGATAGCCGTACTCTGCCAGCAAAACAATATCCACAGCAACTTCAGATTCACCCACCTCCACACGAACACCTTGGGTTAGATCCGTTGCCCCCACAACCTCGCGAATCGCGCCAAGGGAGCGGGACGCACCGGAACCCACCGCATGGACACCTGCCACACCGCGAACGGCCACGCCCACCACCTTAGCCACCGCTGCCTCGGCAATAGTGGTGCGGCCCTGGGTGCCCTCCGGGTTGGCTGTGCTTGAAGAATATGAAGCCTGGTTGTGCGCGTCCATTAACGGGTCCTTTTCTGTTCCTCTTACGGTAAGCCTATGCACCGCTTACTTAAGGGGCAACGCCGGGAGACTCCACGTAAACTTTTGCGCTAATTCCTGAGCTGCAAAATGGCCCAACAAACCTTACAACTCACAATGTAGCAAGTAAAACAAGTAGGAATATGGCTCTATCAGGCCGTTCTGCGGAGCGCCAGCATCTTAGATCTTCCCTCATCGGAACCGCCTGTCACCCGTAGCTATTTTCGGCGGGCCGTTGCGGCCCGCCAGCCTGCACTTGCAACTCGAACTAATAACCGGAATCAGGTCCAGACTCCGTCGAAGTCTAAAAGAGTGGATCGAGGTCTCCGTTTTGTTGTCACTTCTGACGCGAGATGTTGGACGCAATACCGTAGTGTGTACTTCCGCGTCCATTCTGTTCGCCTCTGCCTGCATTGGCTCGGCGCTTTGTCTCAGCGCCCACTTTAGGCCCGTCGGAAGTGGGATCAAGCCCAAGGCTAGCGCTGAGGTGGAGCGGATTCCCAAAGTAGCACCGGCCGCCGAACCGGAAACCTTCACGGCTCAACCGTGTACTCGCGCGAGCCCGTTTCCCACGGGTATCCAAGGCAGGACTCCGCAGACTTGATGAAGATTCGCAGCATTGGCGAGACAAAATCCGATGCATGGCCTGGGATGGCCTCTGCCCTCAGCTCAATGAAGGGTCGGGGCGCAGGTACGGCGACTTTACCGTCCCGGTGGCGCTGTCCGTCCCGGCAATGTATGCATCATCGACGTGATGCATTGTGGAGCACCGGCTGGGTTGGTTGGTGTTTCATAGCTTCGCATCGAGGATATTTCGCACGGAACCTGGGTGATCGCATTACAGATGGGCCAGAGCCGCTAGCTGTCAGCTGAGTAAGTGTTGCAAAGACCCCGTGACATCGACCATGTCCTCCGAGCGACTTAGGTTACGAGACACTGATTAAGCTTTATAAAGCGAGTCGAGTGTAGTAACCATGCGCTCGACTCGCCTCACGATTGGCCTCGGCTCCCAGTGCTCCGGCTGATTGAGGGCGTCCATTGCTGCCGGAGATATATTTGCGGCGTCAGGGGTTCCTGACCGCCAACTAACTGCTCAGAATGGCCAGCATCACGGTTCCACCCTGAATTTAATGGCTTTCTCCGTGATCGCTCCACTGTTGTCTTTCGCCTTGATGGTGAGAGTGTAGTTCCAGCCAATGAGTCCGCCGTAGAGGTTGCCGGGGATGGTCCATTTATCCCCGTTGAGTACCGCACTGCGGTAGACGCACGATCCTCCCACGGGGTATCCATTGGGGTTGCCTCCTGGGACGTAGCAATACGTGCCAAAGCCGGTCCGCTGAAGAATGTACTCCACAGATGTCACCGTTCCGTTCGGGTCGATTGCCGTTCCGCAGATACCTCCCACAATTCCAGCACAGTCCAGGTCGAGTCGGCCCTGTAGATCTGCTTTGTTTCCCGTGTAGCCGTTGGTTGGCTGAATGAACACGATGTTCGGAGGTACGATGGCTTCTCCGCATTTGAGGGCCCCATTTGCTGTGCTAAAACTTACCGGCTGGAATATCTTGGATTCCCAACCCGATGACCCTGTAGGCCCAGGGTCCCCGACCCTAGAGTGAATACGCATGGTGTAGGTTATGCCTCCGGCAAGTGGAGGAGTAAAATTGGACGTGTTGAATCCGGCTGTGGCTGGAGTACCGGTCAGCTGTTTGTAGCCCGAGATCGCGGCACCAGTTGAGGTGTATGCACGGGCCCAGTACGTATAGCGAGTATCAGCCAGTGGAGTAGTACCGACTGTGATGTTACTAGCGTTGGCTGTGCAAGTAACAGGGCCAGGCTGCAGCACTCGGTGCGCAACGAAGCCCGTGGTTGTCACTTTGGCGGTATCAGTGAAAAATGCGGCAGTTCCCGAGGCAACGGTTGTGAGTAGGAGGGCCGGAATGCCCACGGCTAGCAGGGTCGCGCTCATCCGAATCCTTTTATGGGGTGCGCGGTGCCAGATGGACTTCGCAGGGAGCTCTTCCGGTAATTTTCTCGCAGTCTCGTCCCCTGAGCTGAGGTGCGAGTCGGCAGGAGCCGACGGCCGGCGGCGGAATGCCCATAGGAGAAGTGCCGCAGCGGTGAGGCCGCCGAAGAACATTCCCCATGGACTGGTGAGGATCATGATGATCCGGCCGAGGTACGGTGCCGTGAAGAAAACGCGGTCGGCTTCCGTGACGGCGTAGGTCTGTTGGTCAGGTCCCGGGTTGGCGTCACCCTTAAGAGTCAGTGCAGTGACGTCCGCGTGTTGTTCGACTGCAAAGACCCGATGTGTGATGCGAGTTTCATTGGCTGCGGTGACGCTGACAACGTCGCCGACTCGGAGTTCGCTGGCTGTCACGGTACGAGCTAGGCCGAGGGAACCTGTTGGTACCTCAGGCGTCATCGATCCTGAGGTGAACACCAACGGCACGATGCCAAAGAACACTGCCGCGAGAGCGGCCATAATACTCAGGGTACCAAGACCGGCACCGCACCAGAGTAGTACCTCGACCGCTCGGAGGCCCGTTCTACGAATGTCCGGTGCTGGTGTTTTCACGGAGCACCGACTTGTTTGGCGTCCAGCTTCACTATTAGTTGGGTCCGTGCACCTTGGAGCGCGTTCGGTGCCGTCAAATCCAATAAGACCACGACGCAGTGAACCTGCGTTGCGCCCGGGGCAAGTGAGATGTCCGCTGGGGAGACTTTTACGGTACTGGTGGAGGTGCTGACTTCCTGATTTTTGAGTAAGTTTCCTCCGGCGCAGCTGCCACTTCGGTACCCGGTTGTTTGTGTAGCGGCGTTGGTCGGTGTGCCACCGGCATAGATTGCGACCTGCAGTCCGCCCTCAGTGCCGGATGCAGCGAGGGCGTTGTTAGTGGTGTAGACAGACCCGTTGTAGATGAACCTGGTGGTGCCGAAATTGCGCACAACGAACGGGCGGGCGATGCTCTCGCCAGGGAGCAGATCCGCAATTGTCAAAGTGGAGTATTCGTATGTACCACCAGGGCCTGGGAGGTAGTTGCTGTCTGCCACTGTGCCACCCACGGTCAGGTCCAAGGTGCCTGCGGTGAACGTTCCGGACTCTATGGTGGCTTCATCGGTCCAGTAGGCCATAGTGCCCACGGCTGCGGGGGCGGCGAAGATGCCGAGACAGAGCACGGCGCGAACCTTGCGTGAGTTCCACCCCCTCGGCGTATGCCCAGGGCGTGGTTCAGTGTGATGGCCCATGCTTGCTCTCCTCTCGCTTGCGTATCCCCAGTACTGCCATGCCGACCCCGATGGCAGTTCCGGCAGCCAGGATTAACCAGTGGAGGCCTGACGTTCCCGTCTGGGGAAGGGGCCCCGTGGATTCTTCGTCGTCAGCCCTTGGCGCCTCAGGATTTTCGATTGCGACTTGTGCATCGGAAAGTATCACGCGAAAATTCAGTGCCAATTCTTTGTTCTGAGAGCGGTTCGGTGAGTTCGAATCAAAATACGCGCGCACCTCGACTTTACTTACCTCTCCAGCAGGCAACTCATCGTTGTTCAACCGGAAGTTTTCCTCCGTGTGCTCCAAGTCCACCCAATCACCTGAAGCAAGGCGCGCCGAGAGTCTGATGTCCTCATAGACCATGAGGTGATCTCGATCGACGGCGGTAACTGCGATCGTGAGGGTCGCTCCACCCTCAGCCTGGTTGCGGACATAAAAGACTTCTACCTCAAAGTCGCCGGGAACCCAGCGTACTGTGGGTTCGAACAAGGGCTCGCTCAACTGCTCCGACCAGACGTCACCGTCCCAGCTGACATGAAACTCATCGGATGCTTGCGCGGCAGACGCCGCCAAACAGAAGAGGATGGCGGTAAGACCCAAAACACTCCAGAGGCGGCGCTTCAAGAGTCGGCCGTGGTTCTGCGGTGACCTCCGCGATCTCGGATGGCTCCGATGAGTTCGAACGCCGCATACCCAAGGAGGAGTGCAGCCACGACATAGACCGCCATCTGTCTCTCCTCTCGGGCGAGCATGTTGTTGACGTACCCTAGGTGCGGCACCGCGTACCACTTCTGTCCTTTGATCTGTATTGGTTTGACCCAATTCTCGTCAGGAACTTTGTTGGCATCTCCCTGAGTCTGAAACCGCAGGCCGCCCTTACTGTTGAAGCCTTGAGACACCACACGGTGGGTAACATTGGTCGCCTTGCCTGATTCGAGTTGGTAGGTGATGACCGAGCCGATGCTGATTTTGTCAGCATCAACCGGTCTCACCACCACCAGGGTGCCGGGAGGCAGCTCCGGTTGCATCGACCCGGTGAGGATCGTGTACGGTGTTGCGCCAGCGATCCTCGGGATTATCACCGCCACCACCACGCTCGCTGCCACCGAAAGGATCAGCAGCCACGCAAGAACCTGCCCGAACCAGCGAAAAAAGGACCGGACGACCATCGCTCAGCCCACGATACGAAGACTCAGGACTCAGTCTGAGTCAGTGAAACCGTGATGTCGTTCAAGGTAGCTAAGATGCCTTGCGTGTCGTTGAGATTGACACTGGCCGCATCCCCGAACGGAAACGCAACCTGGATCGTGGCCGTGACAGTTTCCCCGTTATTAGCAGAAGTTATTGTGGCGCCAGTCGGCAAGCCACCCGTGGTGTAACTTGCTGTGGCGGTTGCCTCGAGTGAGGGGGCATCCGGGGTGGTTGTGAAGGTTACCTCCGGAGGGACTACAAGGCCCGCCTCTAGGTTGTCACCGGTTGCAGTGATCGTGAACGTGCATACTTTGGAAATCGTGTCACCTGGAACAATCAGCGCCGCAGTTTCACCTGCTCCGGCATTACCAACCGCATATACCCAGTCTGGGCCGCATTCCGGCTCACCCAGAGCCAGGGTTCCGGTGGTCACCGCCCCACCGTTGATGACCGATGAGTCGCTCCAGAAAGCCAGCGTTCCGAGACCACCGAGCAGCAAGACTCCTGCGGCACCTGCCGCAATGGCACCTTTGGTCAACTTATTCATGAGCTCTCCCCTTACCCGTGAACCCCACGGCATCGTGGGGTTCCTATCGACGTTACGGCACCGAGCGAGGGAAAGCGAACATCCTTGAGCTAACGTATGCTGCTGGGCCCCAATTGCCCGGACGCGTTCCGGTCCAGCTCTTCCAACATTTATGCTCACGCTGTTCACCCGAAAACGGCACCGCATCCAGAGTGTCCGAGCGGTTGGGCTTAGCCGCTGCCAAGCACTGAGCGGGTGACATCGGGACGATCAGAATGCCACAGCTGACCGATGCGAACGCAGCTTACATAGAAACTTTGCTTGTGGTTCACACGGATTCTCCGTACACCGCCATTGCGGGCGGTCCGTCATAGTAGGTGTGTAGTCTGCTCTGTTTGTAGCAGGCTGCGCTGTGGCGTCTAAGGGCCCGCGCGGCGTTGTGGGGGCTGATTTTGGCCGCTAACCCCTAACCCCCGACTAGCCCTGGGATCCTGGCAGGTTAAACGAGAAAGACCCCGATTTCTCGGGGTCTTACTGGTGGCTCCGACCGGCGTCGATCCGGTGACCTTTCGATTTTCAGTCGAACGCTCTACCAACTGAGCTACAGAGCCTTGGTGATCTGAAAATCCTCGTCACCAGATCCTCTTGCACTAGTCAAGAAAACCAAAGCGACCCTGACGGGACTCGAACCCGCGACCTCCGCCGTGACAGGGCGGCGCGCTAACCAACTGCGCTACAGGGCCATACTTAATTACTGTATTTTGTTTCAAACAACTTGCTTCAAACAACGCTTTCGCGTAATTTTCACGATCTATAGCGTACCAGCAATTTTTTCACCGGCTAACCACTTACTCGTAAAAGTACCCCCAACGGGATTCGAACCCGTGCCGCCGCCGTGAAAGGGCGGTGTCCTAGGCCGCTAGACGATGGGGGCCTAGTCATCCTTCAGACCGCCGCGTTGTTTCCAGCGCTTCGGTTTGAAGTGGACTCCAAAAACTATAGAGCCTATTTACCCAGAACACAAAACGGCCATCCACCCCACCCGGTTGCACAGTTCAAAATAGCTGAAATGTGCCAAGGATCTGGCGTTGCCGCAACCACTCATTAAGCTGGGGGTATGCCTGAAAATCCACTTGCCAGCATCCCCTCTTTCGCCCCGTTCACCATGGATGAACAGGAGTTTGACGCCGCCGTGGAAGCGGCTATTGAAAGGATCCCAGAAGAGCTGCGCGGGAAGATGAACAACGTGGCGATTCTTATCTGCGATGACTACGTCCCCGAACCGGGCGAGGATCCCACAGCGGTGTTGCTTGGGTTATATGAAGGAACGCCTCTGACTGAACGTGATGCGTGGTGGGACTCGGGATCCCTGCCTGACCGCATCACGATCTTCCGCCACCCGATCATGGGAATCTGCCAGAACCGTGAGGAAGTCATTCATGAAGTCACCGTGAGCGTGGTCCATGAGATCGCTCACCACTTTGGGATCAGCGACGCGCGTCTACATGAGCTCGGCTGGGGATAAATGACACCAATGTGATTCATGTTGCCCATGGTGCTCATGTTGCCAAGGCCTCTTCGGAGCCGTAAGGTCTGATGAGCTGGGCAAGTTTGTTCGCAAGCGCTTCCCTGCCCCACGGCCCGCAGCAATGCGCCACTTATCTACCGATCTGCAGTAAGGCAATTGGATGACTATGCGTTATTTGGTTCGCGGTACAACGGCACTGGCGTGTGCTGTTCTCACCTCAACGGCACTGCTATCCCCCGCACTTGCCGCCCCCGCTGCTGCAGATGCCCCTTCTTCCGCCTTTGGGCCCGGCGCTCTCAGTACGACGGCGTGGCAACAGTTGGCGCTGCGCCCGTTCAGTCCCGCCGTTCCCAGCGCAGATGACATCACCGAAGCCAAGCAATCCGAAAGTGCCACTGCTGTTGCTTCGGCGCAGCTAGATGCGATTATCAGCTCAGCGAATGACAAACTTCAAGCTTCAACCCTCGCCGCCATGGGCGCCAACAGCTCTTACACAAACGCTTTGGTGATTATGGAGCAGCGAGAAGCTGAAGCGCAGACGGCCAAGGCAAAATCCGAGGCAGCCACCAGCGCCAGCAAGTTGGCCCAAGCCCAGCTGGGGCAACTGGCAGGTAGCCTGTACAAAAATGGCGGGCTTGACCTTAGCGTGCAAAGCTTCCTGGCCAGCTCCGATGCTGACAATGCCATGTATCAAGCGTCAACGCTGATGGCGTTGAGCACCAATCGGGCCCACACCTTTGACACCGCCAAGGCATCTGCGGCAACTTCGGCAGCACTTGACGCCCAAGCCGTGGCATCACGGAACGCGGCCGACGATGCCATTGCCGACGCAAAAGCCTCACACACACAAGCCCAGTCAGCTGCCGACGCACAGGCCGGGATCATCGCTGAAAACCAGGCACAGCGAGATGTCCTGCTGCAAAGAATGGCCGCTTTGCACAACACCACCGTGGCGTTGGAAGGCGCCCGTGTGGATGAACTGGCTCGTCAAGCACAGGAAGCGGCCCTGAAGCAGCAAATCGCCGAATCAACCAGCGCCCCTGAACCACTGCGCCCCCCGGCAAATGAACTACTCCCTGCCGGTAATATAATTACCCGCCCACTGCCTGTGCAACCGCAGGCACCCAACCGGCCTGCCCCGCCTGCCCCGACAGTCCCCAAACCACCAGCGCCTCAACCACCAGCACCGGCCCCCGCACCAGTTCCCAGGCCACCGGCACCA
This genomic window from Arthrobacter sp. TMP15 contains:
- a CDS encoding metallopeptidase family protein, which codes for MPENPLASIPSFAPFTMDEQEFDAAVEAAIERIPEELRGKMNNVAILICDDYVPEPGEDPTAVLLGLYEGTPLTERDAWWDSGSLPDRITIFRHPIMGICQNREEVIHEVTVSVVHEIAHHFGISDARLHELGWG
- a CDS encoding C40 family peptidase, whose protein sequence is MTMRYLVRGTTALACAVLTSTALLSPALAAPAAADAPSSAFGPGALSTTAWQQLALRPFSPAVPSADDITEAKQSESATAVASAQLDAIISSANDKLQASTLAAMGANSSYTNALVIMEQREAEAQTAKAKSEAATSASKLAQAQLGQLAGSLYKNGGLDLSVQSFLASSDADNAMYQASTLMALSTNRAHTFDTAKASAATSAALDAQAVASRNAADDAIADAKASHTQAQSAADAQAGIIAENQAQRDVLLQRMAALHNTTVALEGARVDELARQAQEAALKQQIAESTSAPEPLRPPANELLPAGNIITRPLPVQPQAPNRPAPPAPTVPKPPAPQPPAPAPAPVPRPPAPKPPAPAPAPVPKPPAPAPAPSGSHTQVMVNYAMSKIGGPYQWGGNGPTAFDCSGLVQQAFASAGIAVPRQGSDQFWAAPQRVPLSQMRYGDLLVFDDNGAGRFGHIAIYIGNNQVVQALNPSQPLGITSLSWMSGMSLYPYAARY
- a CDS encoding signal peptidase I: MVVRSFFRWFGQVLAWLLILSVAASVVVAVIIPRIAGATPYTILTGSMQPELPPGTLVVVRPVDADKISIGSVITYQLESGKATNVTHRVVSQGFNSKGGLRFQTQGDANKVPDENWVKPIQIKGQKWYAVPHLGYVNNMLAREERQMAVYVVAALLLGYAAFELIGAIRDRGGHRRTTADS
- a CDS encoding signal peptidase I, producing the protein MKTPAPDIRRTGLRAVEVLLWCGAGLGTLSIMAALAAVFFGIVPLVFTSGSMTPEVPTGSLGLARTVTASELRVGDVVSVTAANETRITHRVFAVEQHADVTALTLKGDANPGPDQQTYAVTEADRVFFTAPYLGRIIMILTSPWGMFFGGLTAAALLLWAFRRRPSAPADSHLSSGDETARKLPEELPAKSIWHRAPHKRIRMSATLLAVGIPALLLTTVASGTAAFFTDTAKVTTTGFVAHRVLQPGPVTCTANASNITVGTTPLADTRYTYWARAYTSTGAAISGYKQLTGTPATAGFNTSNFTPPLAGGITYTMRIHSRVGDPGPTGSSGWESKIFQPVSFSTANGALKCGEAIVPPNIVFIQPTNGYTGNKADLQGRLDLDCAGIVGGICGTAIDPNGTVTSVEYILQRTGFGTYCYVPGGNPNGYPVGGSCVYRSAVLNGDKWTIPGNLYGGLIGWNYTLTIKAKDNSGAITEKAIKFRVEP
- a CDS encoding TasA family protein — encoded protein: MLCLGIFAAPAAVGTMAYWTDEATIESGTFTAGTLDLTVGGTVADSNYLPGPGGTYEYSTLTIADLLPGESIARPFVVRNFGTTRFIYNGSVYTTNNALAASGTEGGLQVAIYAGGTPTNAATQTTGYRSGSCAGGNLLKNQEVSTSTSTVKVSPADISLAPGATQVHCVVVLLDLTAPNALQGARTQLIVKLDAKQVGAP
- a CDS encoding Asp23/Gls24 family envelope stress response protein, encoding MDAHNQASYSSSTANPEGTQGRTTIAEAAVAKVVGVAVRGVAGVHAVGSGASRSLGAIREVVGATDLTQGVRVEVGESEVAVDIVLLAEYGYPLQALADTVRRAVYAAVQELVGRSVIEVNIEITDVFIPASESEKSVQRPRLAGRLGALDVQPPPPNSAAILPSASTKNHNNPMETGEQL
- a CDS encoding alternate-type signal peptide domain-containing protein, encoding MNKLTKGAIAAGAAGVLLLGGLGTLAFWSDSSVINGGAVTTGTLALGEPECGPDWVYAVGNAGAGETAALIVPGDTISKVCTFTITATGDNLEAGLVVPPEVTFTTTPDAPSLEATATASYTTGGLPTGATITSANNGETVTATIQVAFPFGDAASVNLNDTQGILATLNDITVSLTQTES
- a CDS encoding LPXTG cell wall anchor domain-containing protein, producing MKRRLWSVLGLTAILFCLAASAAQASDEFHVSWDGDVWSEQLSEPLFEPTVRWVPGDFEVEVFYVRNQAEGGATLTIAVTAVDRDHLMVYEDIRLSARLASGDWVDLEHTEENFRLNNDELPAGEVSKVEVRAYFDSNSPNRSQNKELALNFRVILSDAQVAIENPEAPRADDEESTGPLPQTGTSGLHWLILAAGTAIGVGMAVLGIRKREESKHGPSH